In Excalfactoria chinensis isolate bCotChi1 chromosome 3, bCotChi1.hap2, whole genome shotgun sequence, one DNA window encodes the following:
- the LCA5 gene encoding lebercilin: MGERVRSPDSEQDRRSDEDRNSDSYYSDEDNASHSSDRSPTLSYPSTSHEKQDHKTRASDSLMHYQATKKFGSKYAPSKRGTRWGFRSQSLTRDSPAKDIDLVTKRVLSARLLKINELRNELTELHIKLDELQKENRALKRLQHRQEKALNKFEDTENEISQLIAQHNNEIRILRERLRKSQERERATERRLKDSEDELYRTKTVLQKLKKLSADKNLAERDDLAKKLAYAESRLEESEKRIKDLEKNLELSGSSFQRELQLKKKKVLEAQDKNRALQEELLQLNQKLKEKERELDAKNIYANRMLKVSPRKGMDVIQRKKANNQNIKKGAQLTKGVQTSGCFSPVELPPESELICSDAVDKKERILSRIEKEPQNKEWKEQADLLKQEQDGEKEEKLKRVQELQTSEERFQKLHDEWEKEECDKMKKESSFLLDKEDKTKMDTETHKPEIETDSTEMLEERRKSEFLLAKMNEIDRETQNAMNMKLASQTSFVNTLKKSDSPEKKEKNGQLFEIPGKVTNGFPQEDNQEDATRTQGQKQRNLRTVDLSNELTFGSYVPSFGKVSGRPSWLSQKGDTLEENMKENADFHSKKEKKSNLMEQLFGNSASTILLPKSKDVKSFDIDWESSNTLLDKNSKIKVKEDNDLFSEGKNLNRHRLQHAGSKPAFKTLGSLEDEIEEVVLK, from the exons ATGGGAGAAAGGGTAAGGAGCCCAGATTCTGAGCAAGACAGAAGATCAGATGAGGATAGAAATAGTGACTCTTATTATTCAGATGAAGATAATGCATCCCATTCATCTGACCGTTCACCTACTCTAAGCTATCCATCTACAAGCCATGAAAAGCAAGATCACAAAACAAGAGCTTCAGACAGTCTTATGCACTACCAAG CCACAAAGAAGTTTGGTTCCAAATATGCACCAAGCAAAAGAGGGACACGGTGGGGTTTCCGTTCTCAAAGCCTCACTAGGGATTCTCCTGCGAAAGATATAGATCTTGTTACAAAGAGAGTTCTTTCTGCTAGGCTGCTGAAAATCAATGAGCTCCGAAATGAACTGACCGAACTCCATATCAAACTGGatgagctgcagaaggaaaacagggcACTGAAGAGGCttcagcacaggcaggagaaaGCCTTGAATAAGTTTgaagatacagaaaatgaaatctctcaGCTCATTGCTCAACACAACAATGAGATTAGAATATTAAGGGAGCGCCTACGAAAATCTCAAGAGAGGGAACGTGCCACTGAGAGAAGGCTGAAAGATTCAGAAGATGAACTGTACCGAACAAAAACTGTCttgcagaaactgaaaaagctgTCTGCAGATAAAAACCTCGCTGAAAGAGATGACCTGGCTAAGAAACTAGCCTATGCAGAGAGCAGACTAGAAGAGagtgaaaaaagaattaag GATCTGGAGAAAAATCTTGAATTAAGTGGTAGCAGTTTTCAACGAGAGTtacaactgaagaaaaaaaaggtgcttGAAGCACAAGACAAAAATAGAGCTCTCCAAGAAGAGCTTCTTCAACTAAATCAGAAGCTGAAG gaaaaagaaagagaacttGATGCAAAAAATATATACGCTAATCGTATGCTGAAGGTATCACCGAGAAAAGGCATGGATGttattcaaagaaagaaag CCAACAACCAAAATATCAAAAAAGGAGCACAGCTCACGAAAGGAGTACAGACCAGTGGATGCTTCTCACCAGTAGAACTTCCTCCAGAGTCAGAATTGATCTGTAGTGATGCAGTAGATAAGAAAGAGAGGATTCTTTCAAGAATA GAAAAAGAGCCTCAAAACAAAGAATGGAAAGAGCAAGCAGACCTCCTAAAACAAGAGCAAGAcggagaaaaggaagagaagctgaAACGTGTTCAGGAACTACAGACTTCAGAGGAGAGGTTTCAAAAGCTACATGATG agtgggaaaaggaagaatgtgacaaaatgaaaaaggaaagcagctttttattggataaagaagataaaacaaagatggatacagaaacacacaaaccTGAAATAGAGACGGATAGCACTGAAATGCTGGAAGAACGTCGAAAAAGTGAATTTCTACTTgccaaaatgaatgaaattgaTAGAGAAACTCAAAATGCAATGAATATGAAACTTGCTTCCCAAACATCGTTTGTAAACACGTTGAAAAAATCTGATtctccagagaagaaagaaaaaaatggtcaGTTGTTTGAAATTCCAGGGAAGGTCACAAATGGGTTTCCCCAAGAGGACAACCAGGAGGATGCCACAAGAACACAAGGGCAGAAGCAGCGAAATTTAAGGACTGTAGATTTAAGTAATGAATTGACATTTGGTAGTTATGTACCTTCCTTTGGAAAAGTATCAGGGAGACCAAGTTGGCTTAGTCAAAAAGGTGACActttagaagaaaacatgaaggaaaatgcagatttccatagtaagaaagaaaagaagtccaATTTAATGGAACAACTCTTTGGAAACAGTGCCAGTACCATCCTCCTTCCTAAAAGTAAGGATGTGAAATCTTTTGACATAGATTGGGAATCTAGTAACACCCTTCTtgataaaaacagcaaaatcaaaGTAAAGGAAGACAATGATCttttcagtgaaggaaaaaacctAAACAGGCACCGTCTGCAACATGCTGGAAGCAAGCCAGCTTTTAAAACTCTGGGTTCTTTAGAAGATGAGATTGAAGAAGTAGTCTTAAAATGa